GATGCGGACGACCCCCGGGTCCAGCGCCATGGGGGCGACTGTACCGAAGCCGGGGACTCCTGGCCAGGGACCGCTTGGGACTTGCCGACGGTGTCCGAACACGGCACGATGGGCGGCCATGCGGCTCCAACGTTCCGTTCTCGCGCCGGTCGCGCTCGGCGCGCTCCTCGGTCTGGGCGGATACACCGCGTTCTACGCCGAGGGGCTGAGCTACCTGAGTTCCGATCCGGAGGCGTGCGTCAATTGTCACGTCATGCGTGATCCCTACGACTCGTGGCGGAAGTCGACGCACCACGCGGTCGCGGTCTGCGTCGACTGCCACCTGCCGCACGACTTCGTGGGGAAGTACGCCGCCAAGATCCGGAACGGCTACTTCCATTCGAAGGGATTCACGCTCCAGGACTTTCCCGAGCCCATCCGCATCACGCCGGCGAACGCCGCGATCCTCCAGCGGAACTGCGCCGAGTGCCACGAGTCTCTCGTG
The DNA window shown above is from Candidatus Eisenbacteria bacterium and carries:
- the nrfH gene encoding cytochrome c nitrite reductase small subunit; the encoded protein is MRLQRSVLAPVALGALLGLGGYTAFYAEGLSYLSSDPEACVNCHVMRDPYDSWRKSTHHAVAVCVDCHLPHDFVGKYAAKIRNGYFHSKGFTLQDFPEPIRITPANAAILQRNCAECHESLVSGILAGHGQHSQEIACVRCHRTAGHGG